One segment of Rattus norvegicus strain BN/NHsdMcwi chromosome 16, GRCr8, whole genome shotgun sequence DNA contains the following:
- the LOC134482338 gene encoding uncharacterized protein LOC134482338, producing MSTHPADCLPDVEPEPTMSTHPADTLAALEPELTTFNNTADCLADLEPEPNMSTHPADSLPDVEPEPTMSTHPADTLAALEPELTNFNNTADCLADLEPDPTISTNAADFQAAVAPEPTMSTYPADCLPDVEPEPTMSTHPADTLADLEPELTNSNNTADCLADLEPDPTISTNAADFQAAVAPEPAMSTYPADCLPDVEPEPTMSTHPADTLAALEPELTNSNNTADCLADLEPDPTISTNAADFQAAVAPEPTMSTHPADCLPDVEPEPTMSTHPADTLAALEPELTTFNNTADCLADLEPEPNMSTHPADSLPDVEPEPTMSTHPADTLAALEPELTNFNNTADCLADLEPDPTISTNAADFQAAVAPEPTMSTHPADCLPDVEPEPTMSTHPADTLAALEPELTNSNNTADCLADLEPDPTISTNAADFQAAVAPEPAMSTNPADSMAAVEPEPTMSTHPADILTADEPEHNNSTKAADCRADLEPEPNMSTHPADSLPDVEPEPTMSTHPADTLAALEPELTNFNNTAECLADLEPDPTISTNAADFQTAVAPEPTMSTHPADCLPDMEPEPTMSTHPADTLADLEPELTNSNNTADYLADLEPDPTISTNAADFQAAVAPEPAMSTYPADCLPDVEPEPTMSTHPADTLAALEPELTNSNNTADCLADLEPDPTISTNAADFQAAVAPEPAMSTNPADSMAAVEPEPTMSTHPADILTADEPEHNNSTKAADCLADLEPEPNMSTHPADSLPDVEPEPTMSTHPADTLAALEPELTNFNNTADCLADLEPDPTISTNAADFQTAVAPEPTMSTHPADCLPDVEPEPTMSTHPADTLAALEPELTNSNNTADCLADLEPDPTISTNAADCRAAVAPEPAMSTNPADSMAAVEPEPTMSTHPADILTADEPEHNTSTKAADCRADLEPERNMSTHPADSLPDVEPEPTMSTYPADTLAALEPELTNFNNTADCLADLEPDPTISTNAADFQAAVEPEPTMSTYPADCLPDVEPEPTMSTHPADTLAALEPELTNFNNTADCLADLEPDLTISTNAADCRAAVAPEPAMSTNPADSMAAVEPEPTMSTHPADILTADEPAHNTSTKGADCLADLEPEPNMSTHPADSLPDVEPEPTMSNHPADTLAALEPESTKSSNAADCLAYVEPEPAMSTHHANSLAALEHELSHANKDADCLASLKAELINSTNATDCLASVGTETTMSTQPTDNLAAVEPEHNSTNTADGKDSVEQEPSKPTYRADSLAALEHELTNSNNTADCLASQKAESIDSTNATDCLASVGTETTMSTHPADNMATDELEATHSTNAAYFLAALEPQSTNSSNAADILASVGSETTMSTHLADIPIAHEPHYNDSTNAADSLDSVEPEPAMSTHRADSLAALEH from the coding sequence atgtccacccaccctgctgactgtctgcctgatgtggaaccagagccaactatgtccacccaccctgctgacactctggctgctcttgagcctgagctgactactttcaacaacactgctgactgtctggctgaccttgagcctgagccaaacatgtccacccaccctgctgacagtctgcctgatgtggaaccagagccaactatgtccacccaccctgctgacactctggctgctcttgagcctgagctgaccaatttcaacaacactgctgactgtctggctgaccttgagcctgatccgactatttctaccaatgccgctgactttcaggctgctgttgcaccagagccaactatgtccacctaccctgctgactgtctgccagatgtggaaccagagccaactatgtccacccaccctgctgacactctggctgatcttgagcctgagctgactaattccaacaacactgctgactgtctggctgaccttgagcctgatccgacgatttctaccaatgccgctgactttcaggctgctgttgcaccagagcctgctatgtccacctaccctgctgactgtctgccagatgtggaaccagagccaactatgtccacccaccctgctgacactctggctgctcttgagcctgagctgactaattccaacaacactgctgactgtctggctgaccttgagcctgatccgacgatttctaccaatgccgctgactttcaggctgctgttgcaccagagccaactatgtccacccaccctgctgactgtctgcctgatgtggaaccagagccaactatgtccacccaccctgctgacactctggctgctcttgagcctgagctgactactttcaacaacactgctgactgtctggctgaccttgagcctgagccaaacatgtccacccaccctgctgacagtctgcctgatgtggaaccagagccaactatgtccacccaccctgctgacactctggctgctcttgagcctgagctgaccaatttcaacaacactgctgactgtctggctgaccttgagcctgatccgactatttctaccaatgccgctgactttcaggctgctgttgcaccagagccaactatgtccacccaccctgctgactgtctgcctgatgtggaaccagagccaactatgtccacccaccctgctgacactctggctgctcttgagcctgagctgactaattccaacaacactgctgactgtctggctgaccttgagcctgatccgacgatttctaccaatgccgctgactttcaggctgctgttgcaccagagcctgctatgtccaccaaccctgctgacagtatggcagctgttgagcctgagccgactatgtccacccaccctgctgacattctgactgctgatgagcctgaacataataattctaccaaagctgctgactgtcgggctgaccttgagcctgagccaaacatgtccacccaccctgctgacagtctgcctgatgtggaaccagagccaactatgtccacccaccctgctgacactctggctgctcttgagcctgagctgaccaatttcaacaacactgctgaatgtctggctgaccttgagcctgatccgactatttctaccaatgccgctgactttcagactgctgttgcaccagagccaactatgtccacccaccctgctgactgtctgcctgatatggaaccagagccaactatgtccacccaccctgctgacactctggctgatcttgagcctgagctgactaattccaacaacactgctgactatctggctgaccttgagcctgatccgacgatttctaccaatgccgctgactttcaggctgctgttgcaccagagcctgctatgtccacctaccctgctgactgtctgccagatgtggaaccagagccaactatgtccacccaccctgctgacactctggctgctcttgagcctgagctgactaattccaacaacactgctgactgtctggctgaccttgagcctgatccgacgatttctaccaatgccgctgactttcaggctgctgttgcaccagagcctgctatgtccaccaaccctgctgacagtatggcagctgttgagcctgagccgactatgtccacccaccctgctgacattctgactgctgatgagcctgaacataataattctaccaaagctgctgactgtctggctgaccttgagcctgagccaaacatgtccacccaccctgctgacagtctgcctgatgtggaaccagagccaactatgtccacccaccctgctgacactctggctgctcttgagcctgagctgactaatttcaacaacactgctgactgtctggctgaccttgagcctgatccgactatttctaccaatgccgctgactttcagactgctgttgcaccagagccaactatgtccacccaccctgctgactgtctgcctgatgtggaaccagagccaactatgtccacccaccctgctgacactctggctgctcttgagcctgagctgactaattccaacaacactgctgactgtctggctgaccttgagcctgatccgactatttctaccaatgccgctgactgtcgggctgctgttgcaccagagcccgctatgtccaccaaccctgctgacagtatggcagctgttgagcctgagccgactatgtccacccaccctgctgacattctgactgctgacgagcctgaacataatacttctaccaaagctgctgactgtcgggctgaccttgagcctgagcgaaacatgtccacccaccctgctgacagtctgcctgatgtggaaccagagccaactatgtccacctaccctgctgacactctggctgctcttgagcctgagctgaccaatttcaacaacactgctgactgtctggctgaccttgagcctgatccgactatttctaccaatgccgctgactttcaggctgctgttgaaccagagccaactatgtccacctaccctgctgactgtctgccagatgtggaaccagagccaactatgtccacccaccctgctgacactctggctgctcttgagcctgagctgactaatttcaacaacactgctgactgtctggctgaccttgagcctgatctgactatttctaccaatgccgctgactgtcgggctgctgttgcaccagagcccgctatgtccaccaaccctgctgacagtatggcagctgttgagcctgagccgactatgtccacccaccctgctgacattctgactgctgacgAGCCTGCACATAATACTTCTACCAAAggtgctgactgtctggctgaccttgagcctgagccaaacatgtccacccaccctgctgacagtctgcctgatgtggaaccagagccaactatgtccaatcACCCTGCtgacacactggctgctcttgagcctgagtcgactaaatcctccaatgctgctgactgtctggcctatgttgagccagagccagctatgtccacccaccatgccaacagtctggctgctcttgagcatgagctgtctcatgccaacaaagatgctgactgtctggcttctctcaaggctgagctgattaattccaccaatgctactgattgtctggcttctgttgggactgagacaaccatgtccacccagcctactgacaatttggcagctgttgagcctgaacataattCCACCAATACTGCTGACGGTAAGGACTCTGTTGAACAAGAGCCATCTAAGCCCACCTACCGTGCCGACagcctggctgctcttgagcatgagctgactaattccaacaacactgctgactgtctggcttctcagaaggctgagtcaattgattctaccaatgctactgattgtttggcttctgttgggactgagacaactatgtccacccacccggctgacaatatggctactgatgagcttgaggctacacattccaccaatgctgcttacTTTCTGGCGGCTCTTGAGCCCCAGTCGACTAATTCCTCCAATGCTGCTGatattctggcttctgttgggtctgagacaaccatgtctaCCCACCTTGCTGATATTCCTATTGCTCATGAGCCTCACTATAATGATTCTACCAATGCTGCTGACAGTCTGGACTccgttgagccagagccagctatgtccacccaccgtgccgacagtctggctgctcttgagcattag
- the LOC134482339 gene encoding uncharacterized protein LOC134482339 has product MSTQPADSSAAVEPEPTISTRAADFLATVLPELTRSNHPADCLDSVQPESSMSTHPADNMATDELEPTNSTNAANCLAALEPESTKSSNAADCLAYVEPEPGMSTHRADSLAALEHELSHANKDADCLPSLKTELINSINATDCLASFGTETTMSTQPTDSVAAVEPEHNSSTNAADGLGSVEQEPANPTHRSNSLAALEHELTNSNNTADCLASQKAESIDSTNATDCLASVGTETTMSTHPADNMAMDELEPTHSTNAAYFLAALEPQSTNSSNTADILASVGSETTMSTHLADIPIAHEHDYNDSTNAADSLDSVEPEPAMSTHHADSLAALEHELSHANKAADCLASLKAEPTMSTQPADSSAAVEPEPTISTRAADFLATVLPELTRSNHPADCLDSVQPESSMSTHPADNMATDELEPTNSTNAAYCLAALEPKSTKSSNSADCLAYVEPEPGMSTHRADSLAALEHELSHVNKDADCLASLKAELINSINATDCLASVGTETTMSTQPTDSLAAVEPEHNSTNAADGLDSVEQEPAKPTHRADSLAALEHELTNSNNTADCLASQKAESIDSTNASDCLASVGTETTMSTHPADNMATDELEPTHSTNAAYCLAALEPESTKSSSAADCLAYVEPEPAMSTHRADSLAALEHELSHANKDAGCLASLQAELINSTNATDCLASVGTETTMSTQPADSLAAVEPEHNNSTNAADGLDSIEQEPAMPTPRSDSLAALEHELSHANKAADCLASLKAEPTMSTQPADTLASVEPEPTFSTKAADCLATVQPELTRSNHPADCLDSVQPESSMSPHPADSLVAIEPELTNSTKAADCLDSAEPEPTMATHHADILTAVEPEHTNCSSTADCLPAVQPESSMSTHPADSMAAIDAEPTDPAIVADCLAALEPRLSVTCAADSSVLVESHDSGPASHIGLDYVVDLPLYKESTSEEEIFDSATSDEESSFTPDVEEGLPATQGAEDIFHASARAEPINHSLILLRESGYLRATEIPRIPFLLFIWLISSLLSIITWMKIQIQQAWHEENGQGAPTKKRVGPGKLN; this is encoded by the exons atgtccacccagcctgctgacagttcggcagctgttgagcctgagcctacaATTTCCACCAGAGCTGCTGATTTTCTGGCTACTGTTCTGCCAGAGCTAACTAGGTCAaaccaccctgctgactgtctggactcTGTTCAGCCTGAGTCATCTATGTCCACACACCCTGCTGAtaatatggctactgatgagcttgagcctacaAATTCGACCAACGCTGCTaactgtctggctgctcttgagcctgagtcgactaaatcctccaatgctgctgactgtctggcctatgttgagccagagccaggtatgtccacccaccgtgccgacagtctggctgctcttgagcatgagctgtctcatgccaacaaagatgctgactgcctgccttctctcaagactgagctgattaattccatcaatgctactgattgtctggcttcttttgggactgagacaaccatgtccacccagcctactGACAgtgtggcagctgttgagcctgaacataatagTTCCACCAATGCTGCTGATGGTCTGGGCTCTGTTGAACAAGAGCCAGCTAATCCCACCCACCGTTCcaacagtctggctgctcttgagcatgagctgactaattccaacaacactgctgactgtctggcttctcagaaggctgagtcaattgattctaccaatgctactgattgtttggcttctgttgggactgagacaactatgtccacccaccctgctgacaatatggctatggatgagcttgagcctacacattccaccaatgctgcttacTTTCTGGCCGCTCTTGAGCCCCAGTCGACTAATTCCTCCAATACTGCTGatattctggcttctgttgggtctgagacaaccatgtctaCCCACCTTGCTGATATTCCTATTGCTCATGAGCATGACTATAATGATTCTACCAATGCTGCTGACAGTCTGGACTccgttgagccagagccagctatgtccacccaccatgccgacagtctggctgctcttgagcatgagctgtctcatgccaacaaagctgctgactgtctggcttctctcaaggctgagccaaccatgtccacccagcctgctgacagttcggcagctgttgagcctgagcctacaATTTCCACCAGAGCTGCTGATTTTCTGGCTACTGTTCTGCCAGAGCTAACTAGGTCAaaccaccctgctgactgtctggactcTGTTCAGCCTGAGTCATCTATGTCCACACACCCTGCTGAtaatatggctactgatgagcttgagcctacaAATTCGACCAACGCTgcttactgtctggctgctcttgagcctaagtcgactaaatcctccaattctgctgactgtctggcctatgttgagccagagccaggtatgtccacccaccgtgccgacagtctggctgctcttgagcatgagctgtctcatgtcaacaaagatgctgactgtctggcttctctcaaggctgagctgattaattccatcaatgctactgattgtctggcttctgttgggactgagacaaccatgtccacccagcctactgacagtttggcagctgttgagcctgaacataattccaccaatgctgctgACGGTCTGGACTCTGTTGAACAAGAGCCAGCTAAGcccacccaccgtgccgacagtctggctgctcttgagcatgagctgactaattccaacaacactgctgactgtctggcttctcagaaggctgagtcaattgattctaccaatgcttctgattgtttggcttctgttgggactgagacaactatgtccacccaccctgctgacaatatggctactgatgagcttgagcctacacattccaccaatgctgcttactgtctggctgctcttgagcctgagtcgactaaatcctccaGTGCTGCTGACTGCctggcctatgttgagccagagccagctatgtccacccaccgtgccgacagtctggctgctcttgagcatgagctgtctcatgccaacaaagatgctggctgtctggcttctctccaggctgagctgattaattccaccaatgctactgattgtctggcttctgttgggactgagacaaccatgtccacccagcctgctgacagtttggcagctgttgagcctgaacataataatTCTACCAATGCTGCTGACGGTCTGGACTCTATTGAACAAGAGCCAGCTATGCCCACCCCCCGttccgacagtctggctgctcttgagcatgagctgtctcatgccaataaagctgctgactgtctggcttctctcaaggctgagccaaccatgtccacccagcctgctgacactTTGGCatctgttgagcctgagcctactTTTTCCACCAAAGCTGCTGATTGTCTGGCTACTGTTCAGCCTGAGCTAACTAGGTCAaaccaccctgctgactgtctggattCTGTTCAGCCTGAGTCATCTATGTCCCCACACCCTGCTGACAGTTTGGTAGCTATTGAGCCTGAACTGACTAATtccaccaaagctgctgactgtctggactcTGCTGAGCCAGAGCCAACTATGGCCACCCACcatgctgacattctgactgctgttgagcctgaacatacTAATTGCTCCAgtactgctgactgtctgcctgctgttcagcctgagtccagtatgtccacccaccctgctgacagtatggctGCTATTGATGCTGAGCCTACAGATCCTGCCATTgttgctgactgtctggctgctcttgaaccTCGGCTGTCTGTTACATGTGCTGCTGACAGTAGTGTGTTAGTTGAGAGTCATGACTCAGGACCAGCTAGTCACATTGGATTGGATTATGTAGTTGATTTACCTCTTTACAAGGAGAGTACAAG tgaagaagaaatatttgatTCTGCTACTTCAGATGAGGAATCTTCTTTTACTCCTGACGTAGAAGAAGGTCTGCCTGCTACTCAGGGTGCTGAGGATATTTTTCATGCTTCCGCACGAGCTGAACCAATAAACCACAGCTTGATCCTTCTCAGGGAGAGTGGATATCTTCGGGCAACAGAGATACCACGCATACCTTTTTTGCTCTTCATATGGCTTATATCCTCACTCTTATCCATCataacatggatgaaaatccaaATTCAACAAGCATGGCATGAAGAAAATGGCCAAGGAGCTCCCACTAAGAAGAGAGTCGGACCAGGTAAGTTAAACTAA